The Nostoc sp. 'Peltigera membranacea cyanobiont' N6 genome contains the following window.
TTTTCAGCACCTCTTGATCCCCCCTAGCCCCCCTTAAAAAGGGGGGAACCGGAGTCAAAGTCCCCCTTTTTAAGGGGGATTTAGGGGGATCTAAAACTTTTTGCTACCAACAACAGGACTTTTCAAACATCCTCTGATGCCAAATAGCAATTAGATGATGCTGTTGCTTACTATGACAATATCAGCCGCGACATGGGAGACGCATTTATTGCCGAAGTTGAACGCACTCTCAATCGTATTGAACAGTTCCCAGAAGCATGGACTCAATTATCAAAGAATACAAGACGCTGCCGCATAGCCAGTTTTCCCTATGGGATAATTTATGCCATCAAAGAGCAGCAAATTTTAATAGTTGCAATCATGCACCTCCAGCGTCAGCCAAATTACTGGACTAATAGAATCTGAATAAGTAGCTTAATCAAGATTATCTGGGTTTATGCCAAGCGATGTCTAAAGTTACGTTAAGTTATAATCAGCAATCCAACATTTAAAACAAATGAACTGGAAACTTGACGAAGCACAACAAAAACTGCCAGAAGTGATTGATGCGATCGCATCAGAACCTCAATTAATTTTCAACCAGGACAAATTAGTTGCTGCGATCGTAGAACCTAAACTTTTTCAAGCCTTCCTTGCTTGGCATCAGCAACAAAAAGTCTCCTCCTTCGCAGACGCTTTTGCAGAATTACGTCAACTCTGTGCCGAAGAGAATTACATTTTAGAAACTCCTGCACGATGTAGCGATCGCCCTATTCCATTTGTTGAGGAATAGTATGAGCTTTCTCTGTGATACTAACATTATCAGTGAATTAGCTCGTCCAATACCCAATTCTGGAGTCATTGCTTGGAGTCAAAGCATCTCATCAATTTTTATCAGCGCTATTACATTAGAAGAAATTTGCTATGGTTTATCAGCAAAACCCAACTCCAGGATTAAAACTTGGTTTGATAATTTTTTGGTAACTTACTGTCAGCTAATCCCTATCAGCCCAGAAATTGCTAAACGTGCGGGTGAATTAAGAGGATACCTACAAACTCAAGGAAAACCTCGCACTCAAGCGGACATAATAATTGCCGCAACCGCCGAAATTCACCAATTAACATTAGTAACAAGAAATACAAAAGACTTCGAGGGATGCGGTATTGCCATACTTAATCCATTTACTTGAGTTTTGAATATTATCATTGATATATTGATATAAAAAAGTAATGGCAACAGAAACAATTACTCTGCAAATTCCAGAAATACTCTATCAGCGTTTAGTTAACACTGCCCACGCGCAACGTCGCCCCATTGAAGAGGTTATAGTTCATGCTTTGCAAGTAGGTAGTCCTCCAGAATGGGATGATGTACCAGAGGAATTCCAAGCTGACCTCGCGGCTTTAGATAAACTAGATGACAATAGTTTGTGGCAAATTGTCCGCAGTCGTAAAACAGCAGAGCAAATGGAGCGATACAACTTTCTGCTGGAATGTAACTCTAGTGGTAACATTACAGATGCAGAACAATTGGAACTCATAAAACTGCGTCACGAAGCAGATAGTTTTATGCTTTGTAAAGCCCAAGCTGCTGTGTTACTCCGTTGGCGAGGACATTATATGCCAACTGCTTAAACTATTGTGTCTAAATACATTCCTGAAAGCTTAAAAACTAAAATATCTGCTAGCGATAAAGGACGTTGCTGTTATTGCTTAACTACTGAAGCCAATAGCGGCATTCCTATGAGTTATGACCATATTCAACCCCGTTCCAAAGGTGGGGAAACTACCTTTGACAATCTATGTTTAGCTTGTCGTTCTTGCAATGAATTTAAAGCTGATTCAACCGAAGCTATAGACCCTTTAACTGGGGAAATAACACCTCTATTTCATCCACGTACACAGAGATGGTCAGACCATTTTAATTGGAGTTCTGATGGAACAAGAGTTGAAGGTTTAACTACTATTGGCAGGGCTACAATTGTTTGCTTGCGAATGAATAATCCAGTTATAGTTGTTGCTCGACGACGTTGGACAATTAGTGGTTGGCATCCTCCTAATGATTGATTTCACAAGTTCTATGATAGAAAAAAGTCACTAATTAGGTTTAATTTACAGCAGATTGCAAGTTGGTGAGGTACAGATAATCGTAGGGGCACAACATGTTGTGCCCCTACCCGTGTACTCCTGTCAATGGAGTTCAGAGGTGGATTCATCCAGTTCAAAGACTCGTTAACGGAGATAAAAGGTGGATTCATCCAGTTCAAAGACTCGTTAACGGAGATAAAAGGTGGATTCATCCAGTTCAAAGACTCGTTAACGGAGATAAAAGGTGGATTCATCCAGTTCAAAGACTCGTTAACGGAGATAAAAGGTGGATTCATCCAGTTCAAAGACTCGTTAACGGAGATAAAAGGTGGATTCATCCAGTTCAAAGACTCGTTAACGGAGATAAAAGGTGGATTCATCCAGTTCAAAGACTCGTTAACGGAGATAAAAGGTGGATTCATCCAGTTCAAAGACTCGTTAACGGAGATAAAAGGTGGATAAACAGAATAGGGGCGTACAAATGTACGCCCCTACAGTTCGCGGATGAGTATTAAATTATCAAGAGACGGGAGTTTTTGCAGATTTACCTTTACCAATAGCTTTAAAACGTTCGCCCAACTGTTCAGCGACGATTTTTAAGCCGGGAGTCTTTTTCGATGCAGTCTTCACGTAATCATAAACAGTCAAACTGCTAGTCATGGCTTCACTACCGACAGCCATTAGGGTATCATCTACCTGTTCGGTGAGTTGCTGCATTGAGGTTAAAAGTTCGGTAAGCGCTGCGGCTAATTGATAATCTTGAACCAGTTCCTCAACATCAAAAGTTGCTGGAAGAATTTCGCGGTTAGACTGAGCAGCAGTAATGCTATTGTTCACAAAGGCTAGGCTTTTATCGCCCATTTTTACTAACTTACGCCGTTCTTCAGTGCTGAGAGTAATCAGAAAGGGCATCTTTTTTTGGACTGTCTGTAACGCAGCTTTAATTTCTTGGATATCTTGTGGCGAAAGGGTGGCTGCAATATTTTGATAGGCCATTATATATTTACCTTGGGAGTTCTAATGGTGAAGTAGCAATAGTTGCTAAGTATAGAATTCCCATTGGTGGGTGCGATCGCACATTTTGTTATGATTCTTAGTTTAGTAGGGTGTGAAAGCGTTGCGTAACGCACACAATACAACTGGCTAATTGATTATCCCGAACAATTTCTTCAAGCGATGTCTACAACGGGCTTCTCTACGAGACGCTACGCGAACGCCTACGCCCATCATAACTTATTTATTTATCTGTTTTAGTGCCGATGCTGAGGGATACTGACCAGATGCAATTAAAGCTTGTCGTTCTATAATGCGATCGCCACTGTTAAAATCTAGAATGCGTGCGGTGACTTCACCGATATCTGTTTGATGCTGAATTACAGCCTCATCTAGTCGAAAATGATCGCCCCAAAAGTCTCTGCGTGGGTTAAAAAACCGCACAAGTTCGCCAGTTTGCCAATTAATTGACCCCAAATCCGTCCCTTTTTGCAGGTTACAGAAAATACAGGCATAACAGAGATTATCTGCTGCTGTAGCCCCGCCGTGTTTGACACTGATTATATGGTCAACTTGACAACCCGATAATCTATCTACTTCAGAGACGAGACAATATTCGCAAATATGATCGGCGCGATCGCTAACTAAACGCCGCAATTCTGCATTAATATATGGACGAGACACTTTGAATACTTATTCCGCGCTGATGTACTGATTAGCTCTTGCTTTTGCTAGTAGCATAATATGCTCTAGCGTGAGAAAATGATCTAACTCTCGCTGGTCACTTCCTGTAAGACCTTCAGTTTTTGCGCGGTAAACGAGATCCTCTAAACGGTGTTTGGCTGCATCCGAGAGTTTGAAATCGATAACGCTTTGGGGAGTGGTTCCAGCAGCAATAAACTCTATAATTTCGTCGTAGACTTTGGCTGTATTTACAGATGTGTTCATAAGATACCTTTTTAATTCATAAATTTTATGCAACTTCCAAAGACTTTCCTAGCGTCTTAGGCTCTGGTAGAGTTTCACCGTCAGCTAAAGATGATTCAATCAACATCTCTAAAACTTCCTGAGCATTTTTAAGAGCGTCTTCGTAAGTCTCTCCGTGAGTGCAAGGTTGCATTATATCCGTAAACTCAGGTAGCGAAACCACATAACATTGGTCTGCCTCTGACCATTGAATCACGATTGTATATTTCATTCTTCTGTCTCCTCGTCTTCTTTAATTTTATTTAGTTCTTCTAGTGCTTCATTGACTTGCTTTTCTAAATAAGGTTTGGCATCGCTACCATCTTTGCCAGCAATGATGATAGCTTTAGGTAATTGCGGATGCATCCATTTACTGTGGCTACCTTTTGCAGGTTTATAAGTAAATCCTGCTTGCAGCAACAAGCTTTTGAGTTCTCTAATTTTCTTGGGCATATACTCAGCTTACATTTACCCTTCCAACTGCTTTAACTTCTTCTGAGCAAATTCCCGCACTTGCTCATCTGGGTCATTTTCTGTGCGATCGCGCAACAGTGGTAAAGTCTGGGGATGCTGAGGAAATTGCTTGATAATTATCTCTAGTGCAATGCGCCGAGGATTAGTTTCATTCTTTTCCTTGCGCTCAAAGGAATCATTAACAGCGCAGTTGTGGTAGATGTCAAACAACTCAGGCTGATATTTAAAGTATTTAGCTAATTCTTGGACTGCTGCACGTCGCACATTCCAGTTATCATCGTGGGTAGCGCGTTCTTTGAGAATAGTTTTGGTGTCGGGGTCATCTTTGAAGTTGTCCGCTAATTCTCTGACTGCTATACCTCGCACATCTTCATGATCATCGTGGGTAGCGCGTTCTTTGAGAATGGTTTTGGTGTCGGGGTCATCTTTGAAGTTATTCGCTAATCCTTGGACTGCTGCACCTCGCACATCTTCATGATCATCGTGGGTAGCGCGTTCTTTGAGAATGGTTTTGGTGTCGGGGTCATCTTTGAAGTTATTCGCTAATCCTTGGACTGCTGCACCTCGCACATCTTCATGATCATCGTGGGTAGCGCGTTCTTTGAGAATGGTTTTGGTGTCGGGGTCATCTTTGAAGTTATTCGCTAATTCTTCGACTGCTGCACTTCGCACGTAGTTATTATCATCCTGGGTAGCGCGTTCTTTGAGGAAGCTTTTGGTGTTAGGGTCATCTTTGAAGTTCCTCGCTAATTCTTGGACTGCTATACTTCGCACATAGTTGTTATCATCCTGGGTAGCGCGTTCTTTGAAGAAGCTTTTGGTGTTAGGGTCATCTTTGAAGTTCCTCGCTAATTCTTGGACTGCTCCACGTCGCACATCGTTGTCATCATCCTGGGTAGCGCGTTCTTTGAGCCAGCTTTTAGTGTTGGGGTCATCTTTGAAGTTCTTTGCTAAGTTGAAAACTGCTATATATCGCACAAAATTGACATCATCTTGGGTAGCGCGTTCTTTGAGCCAGCTTTTAGTGTTGAGGTCATCTTTGAAGTGATTTGCTAATTCTTGGACTGCTATACCTCGCACGTAGTTATTATCATCCTGGGTAGCGCGTTCTTTGAGGATGGTTTTGGTGTCGGGGTCATCTTTGAAGTTCCTCGCTAATTCTTGGACTGCTATA
Protein-coding sequences here:
- a CDS encoding HNH endonuclease, whose protein sequence is MSRPYINAELRRLVSDRADHICEYCLVSEVDRLSGCQVDHIISVKHGGATAADNLCYACIFCNLQKGTDLGSINWQTGELVRFFNPRRDFWGDHFRLDEAVIQHQTDIGEVTARILDFNSGDRIIERQALIASGQYPSASALKQINK
- a CDS encoding type II toxin-antitoxin system VapC family toxin, translating into MSFLCDTNIISELARPIPNSGVIAWSQSISSIFISAITLEEICYGLSAKPNSRIKTWFDNFLVTYCQLIPISPEIAKRAGELRGYLQTQGKPRTQADIIIAATAEIHQLTLVTRNTKDFEGCGIAILNPFT
- a CDS encoding type II toxin-antitoxin system HicB family antitoxin, coding for MKYTIVIQWSEADQCYVVSLPEFTDIMQPCTHGETYEDALKNAQEVLEMLIESSLADGETLPEPKTLGKSLEVA
- a CDS encoding type II toxin-antitoxin system HicA family toxin, whose protein sequence is MPKKIRELKSLLLQAGFTYKPAKGSHSKWMHPQLPKAIIIAGKDGSDAKPYLEKQVNEALEELNKIKEDEETEE
- a CDS encoding HNH endonuclease, producing the protein MSKYIPESLKTKISASDKGRCCYCLTTEANSGIPMSYDHIQPRSKGGETTFDNLCLACRSCNEFKADSTEAIDPLTGEITPLFHPRTQRWSDHFNWSSDGTRVEGLTTIGRATIVCLRMNNPVIVVARRRWTISGWHPPND
- a CDS encoding prevent-host-death protein — encoded protein: MNWKLDEAQQKLPEVIDAIASEPQLIFNQDKLVAAIVEPKLFQAFLAWHQQQKVSSFADAFAELRQLCAEENYILETPARCSDRPIPFVEE